From one Tetragenococcus osmophilus genomic stretch:
- a CDS encoding SDR family NAD(P)-dependent oxidoreductase — MKPLSECTVLITGATDGLGKMTADRFAQQGARILLHGRNEEKGKKVLQEIKQTTGNQSLEYFNADFSSLSSVAQLSEKVISNGEQLDILVNNVGIGGGPRSKSEREISQDGFELRWAINYLAQVLLTKKLLSVINDGARIINIASVGQSPLDFDDLNMKKTYDGYLAYARSKLALIMFTFDLSAELKERKINVNALHPATLMSTSMVSDHFGQAQNSVEKGVSAVEFLATSKELDDTTGEYFENKSQTQADAQAYDKKAREKLQQITMDSIRDYM, encoded by the coding sequence ATGAAGCCATTATCAGAATGTACAGTGCTAATTACTGGAGCTACTGATGGTCTAGGAAAAATGACCGCTGACCGTTTTGCCCAGCAAGGTGCGAGAATTTTACTCCATGGAAGAAACGAGGAAAAAGGTAAGAAAGTTTTACAAGAAATAAAACAAACAACGGGAAATCAAAGTCTAGAATACTTTAACGCAGATTTTTCCTCTCTTTCTTCAGTCGCTCAGTTATCTGAAAAAGTTATTTCAAATGGTGAACAATTAGATATTTTGGTCAATAATGTGGGAATTGGAGGCGGCCCAAGATCTAAAAGTGAGCGTGAAATCAGTCAAGATGGCTTTGAGCTAAGATGGGCGATAAATTATTTAGCGCAAGTTTTGTTGACAAAAAAATTGTTATCGGTCATTAACGACGGCGCAAGAATAATCAATATCGCTTCAGTTGGTCAATCGCCACTTGATTTTGACGATTTAAATATGAAAAAAACTTATGATGGCTACTTGGCATACGCTCGGAGCAAATTAGCTTTGATTATGTTTACTTTTGATCTTTCGGCGGAACTAAAAGAAAGAAAAATCAATGTCAATGCTTTACATCCAGCGACGCTGATGAGTACAAGTATGGTAAGTGATCATTTTGGACAAGCACAAAATTCAGTGGAAAAAGGCGTTTCTGCCGTTGAATTTCTTGCAACTTCAAAAGAGTTAGATGATACAACTGGGGAGTATTTTGAAAACAAATCACAAACTCAGGCTGACGCGCAAGCCTACGATAAAAAAGCTAGAGAAAAATTGCAACAAATAACAATGGATAGCATAAGAGATTATATGTAA
- a CDS encoding nicotinate phosphoribosyltransferase — protein sequence MNKTYEDDSLALHTDLYQINMVKTYWELGRADKHAVFECFFREMPFNNGYAIFAGLERLVDYLKNLKFTESDIDYLRTVENYPEEFLEYLRNFTFSCTVRSAKEGDLVFANEPIIQVEGPLAQAQLIETAILNMVNFQTLIATKAARIKSVIGDETLLEFGSRRAQELDAALWGARASYIGGADATSNVRAGKVFGIPDGGTHAHSLIQSYGNDYDGFMAYAKTHKDCVFLVDTYDTLKLGVPNAIRVAKELGDKINFLGVRIDSGDMAYISKKVREQLDEAGFPEAKIYASNDLDENTILNLKMQKAKIDVWGVGTNLITAYDQPALGAVYKLVSVENNEGEMVDTIKLSSNAEKVTTPGKKQVWRIKRNSDGKSQGDYVTLWDETPNKQDSIYMFHPVHTYINKTVTDFTARVLLHDIFDQGKLVYDVPNLEEVKAYSKRCLELLWEEYKRELNPQPYPVDLSTDCYNHKMRLLNKVRQEVEDTNA from the coding sequence ATGAATAAAACTTACGAAGATGATAGTTTAGCACTGCATACTGATCTTTATCAAATAAATATGGTAAAAACATATTGGGAACTTGGACGTGCGGATAAGCACGCTGTTTTCGAATGCTTTTTTAGAGAGATGCCGTTTAATAATGGCTATGCAATATTTGCTGGTTTAGAACGGTTAGTTGATTATTTAAAAAATTTGAAATTTACCGAATCTGATATTGATTATTTACGGACGGTAGAAAATTATCCAGAAGAATTTTTAGAATACTTGAGAAACTTTACTTTTTCTTGTACGGTACGTTCTGCTAAAGAAGGAGATTTAGTCTTTGCTAATGAGCCAATTATCCAAGTAGAAGGGCCTTTAGCTCAAGCACAGCTGATAGAAACAGCGATTTTAAACATGGTTAATTTTCAAACATTAATTGCAACAAAAGCGGCTCGTATCAAATCAGTTATCGGAGACGAAACTTTATTAGAGTTTGGTTCGCGTCGTGCGCAAGAACTGGATGCAGCTCTATGGGGTGCTCGTGCATCTTATATCGGAGGTGCGGATGCTACAAGTAATGTGCGTGCTGGAAAAGTCTTTGGCATTCCTGATGGCGGTACCCATGCCCATTCGTTGATCCAATCTTATGGTAACGACTATGATGGTTTCATGGCTTATGCTAAAACGCATAAAGACTGTGTTTTCTTAGTTGATACTTATGATACCCTAAAACTAGGAGTTCCTAATGCCATTCGTGTGGCAAAGGAACTAGGAGATAAGATCAACTTTTTGGGAGTACGTATTGATAGTGGCGACATGGCTTATATTTCCAAAAAAGTTAGAGAGCAGTTAGACGAAGCAGGTTTTCCTGAAGCAAAAATTTATGCTTCGAATGACCTTGATGAAAATACAATTTTAAACCTAAAAATGCAAAAAGCTAAAATTGATGTTTGGGGCGTAGGGACTAACTTAATTACAGCTTATGATCAGCCCGCTTTGGGCGCTGTATATAAACTTGTTTCAGTCGAAAATAATGAAGGTGAAATGGTTGATACAATTAAGCTTTCTAGTAACGCTGAGAAAGTAACGACTCCTGGAAAAAAACAAGTTTGGCGAATTAAGCGAAATTCTGACGGTAAATCTCAAGGAGATTATGTTACTTTATGGGATGAAACGCCTAATAAACAAGACAGTATTTATATGTTCCATCCTGTGCATACTTATATTAATAAAACCGTCACTGATTTTACTGCGCGTGTTCTTTTACATGATATTTTTGACCAAGGAAAATTAGTTTATGATGTTCCTAACTTAGAAGAGGTAAAAGCTTATTCTAAACGTTGTTTAGAATTGTTATGGGAAGAATACAAGCGAGAACTAAATCCACAACCTTATCCCGTTGATTTATCGACAGATTGTTATAATCACAAAATGAGACTCTTAAATAAAGTTCGCCAAGAAGTAGAAGATACCAACGCGTAA